One genomic window of Cololabis saira isolate AMF1-May2022 chromosome 3, fColSai1.1, whole genome shotgun sequence includes the following:
- the LOC133441142 gene encoding C-type lectin domain family 10 member A-like isoform X2 → MEEEINYSTLVFKNSARPAQKEKEEATIYSAIKTTPSATAEPRKKEEAIYSGVKLEESTTTAAAVPKAEEATNSRTRLLLVCLGIPCVLLVASIIVLIIYFTMAMNKQEADLTAKNEQLIAEIRNFQNRTEELIVQKRNLENQTEELNVEKTILVNRTDQLMVEKRVLENQTEQLMVEKRVLENQTEQLSRDRQELNRTLGIILTFDNFPVKDLCPGKKCPPCRDGWIRFHNKCYLFYHKNTTWLTWYKSRDYCKDRYADLVVIDDLQEQEFISRNIEYYYDIHHGYWLRLKKTNNNWVWIDDHDDTLGFWIQKDFKENFSYGLIIPRRNITENWSKNESKFENRFICEHDALTTAN, encoded by the exons ATGGAGGAAGAAATCAATTATTCCACATTGGTCTTCAAAAATAGCGCCCGTCCTGCACAAA aggaaaaagaggaagcaACAATTTATTCTGCAATCAAAACTACGCCTTCTGCAACTGCTGAACCAA ggaaaaaagaggaggcgATTTATTCGGGAGTGAAGCTTGAAGAATCCACAACTACTGCGGCTGCTGTTCCAA AAGCTGAAGAAGCCACAAACTCGAGAACTCGTCTGCTGCTGGTCTGTTTGGGGATACCCTGCGTGCTCCTGGTGGCGAGTATCATAGTCTTGATCATCTACT TCACCATGGCGATGAACAAACAGGAAGCAGACCTCACAGCAAAAAATGAGCAACTGATTGCGGAAATACGAAACTTCCAAAATCGAACTGAAGAGCTGATCGTCCAAAAGAGAAACCTGGAAAATCAGACGGAGGAACTGAATGTGGAAAAAACGATCTTAGTGAATCGAACAGACCAGCTGATGGTGGAAAAGAGAGTCTTGGAGAATCAGACGGAGCAGCTGATGGTGGAAAAGAGAGTCTTGGAGAATCAGACGGAGCAGCTGAGTCGAGACAGACAAGAGCTCAACAGGACCCTGGGAATCATCTTGACGTTCGACAACTTTCCGGTTAAAGACTTATGCCCTGGCAAGA AGTGTCCACCGTGTCGGGATGGCTGGATTCGGTTCCACAACAAGTGCTACCTGTTTTACCATAAAAACACAACTTGGCTGACATGGTACAAAAGCCGAGACTATTGCAAAGACAGATATGCAGATCTGGTTGTTATTGATGATCTGCAAGAACAG GAGTTTATCAGCAGGAACATCGAGTATTACTATGACATACATCACGGATACTGGTTGCGGTTGAAGAAAACGAACAACAACTGGGTCTGGATAGATGACCACGATGATACTCTTGG GTTCTGGATCCAAAAGGACTTTAAGGAAAATTTTTCATATGGACTGATAATCCCTCGTAGGAATATCACAgaaaactggagcaaaaacgAGTCGAAATTTGAAAACAGATTCATCTGTGAACATGACGCTCTAACAACAGCCAACTAA
- the LOC133441142 gene encoding C-type lectin domain family 12 member B-like isoform X3, with translation MEEEINYSTLVFKNSARPAQKEKEEATIYSAIKTTPSATAEPKAEEATNSRTRLLLVCLGIPCVLLVASIIVLIIYFTMAMNKQEADLTAKNEQLIAEIRNFQNRTEELIVQKRNLENQTEELNVEKTILVNRTDQLMVEKRVLENQTEQLMVEKRVLENQTEQLSRDRQELNRTLGIILTFDNFPVKDLCPGKKCPPCRDGWIRFHNKCYLFYHKNTTWLTWYKSRDYCKDRYADLVVIDDLQEQEFISRNIEYYYDIHHGYWLRLKKTNNNWVWIDDHDDTLGFWIQKDFKENFSYGLIIPRRNITENWSKNESKFENRFICEHDALTTAN, from the exons ATGGAGGAAGAAATCAATTATTCCACATTGGTCTTCAAAAATAGCGCCCGTCCTGCACAAA aggaaaaagaggaagcaACAATTTATTCTGCAATCAAAACTACGCCTTCTGCAACTGCTGAACCAA AAGCTGAAGAAGCCACAAACTCGAGAACTCGTCTGCTGCTGGTCTGTTTGGGGATACCCTGCGTGCTCCTGGTGGCGAGTATCATAGTCTTGATCATCTACT TCACCATGGCGATGAACAAACAGGAAGCAGACCTCACAGCAAAAAATGAGCAACTGATTGCGGAAATACGAAACTTCCAAAATCGAACTGAAGAGCTGATCGTCCAAAAGAGAAACCTGGAAAATCAGACGGAGGAACTGAATGTGGAAAAAACGATCTTAGTGAATCGAACAGACCAGCTGATGGTGGAAAAGAGAGTCTTGGAGAATCAGACGGAGCAGCTGATGGTGGAAAAGAGAGTCTTGGAGAATCAGACGGAGCAGCTGAGTCGAGACAGACAAGAGCTCAACAGGACCCTGGGAATCATCTTGACGTTCGACAACTTTCCGGTTAAAGACTTATGCCCTGGCAAGA AGTGTCCACCGTGTCGGGATGGCTGGATTCGGTTCCACAACAAGTGCTACCTGTTTTACCATAAAAACACAACTTGGCTGACATGGTACAAAAGCCGAGACTATTGCAAAGACAGATATGCAGATCTGGTTGTTATTGATGATCTGCAAGAACAG GAGTTTATCAGCAGGAACATCGAGTATTACTATGACATACATCACGGATACTGGTTGCGGTTGAAGAAAACGAACAACAACTGGGTCTGGATAGATGACCACGATGATACTCTTGG GTTCTGGATCCAAAAGGACTTTAAGGAAAATTTTTCATATGGACTGATAATCCCTCGTAGGAATATCACAgaaaactggagcaaaaacgAGTCGAAATTTGAAAACAGATTCATCTGTGAACATGACGCTCTAACAACAGCCAACTAA
- the LOC133441142 gene encoding C-type lectin domain family 10 member A-like isoform X1, with protein sequence MEEEINYSTLVFKNSARPAQKEKEEATIYSAIKTTPSATAEPKEKEEGTIYSNVKTTDAATAEQRKKEEAIYSGVKLEESTTTAAAVPKAEEATNSRTRLLLVCLGIPCVLLVASIIVLIIYFTMAMNKQEADLTAKNEQLIAEIRNFQNRTEELIVQKRNLENQTEELNVEKTILVNRTDQLMVEKRVLENQTEQLMVEKRVLENQTEQLSRDRQELNRTLGIILTFDNFPVKDLCPGKKCPPCRDGWIRFHNKCYLFYHKNTTWLTWYKSRDYCKDRYADLVVIDDLQEQEFISRNIEYYYDIHHGYWLRLKKTNNNWVWIDDHDDTLGFWIQKDFKENFSYGLIIPRRNITENWSKNESKFENRFICEHDALTTAN encoded by the exons ATGGAGGAAGAAATCAATTATTCCACATTGGTCTTCAAAAATAGCGCCCGTCCTGCACAAA aggaaaaagaggaagcaACAATTTATTCTGCAATCAAAACTACGCCTTCTGCAACTGCTGAACCAA aagaaaaagaggagggAACTATTTATTCTAACGTAAAAACTACAGATGCTGCAACAGCTGAGCAGC ggaaaaaagaggaggcgATTTATTCGGGAGTGAAGCTTGAAGAATCCACAACTACTGCGGCTGCTGTTCCAA AAGCTGAAGAAGCCACAAACTCGAGAACTCGTCTGCTGCTGGTCTGTTTGGGGATACCCTGCGTGCTCCTGGTGGCGAGTATCATAGTCTTGATCATCTACT TCACCATGGCGATGAACAAACAGGAAGCAGACCTCACAGCAAAAAATGAGCAACTGATTGCGGAAATACGAAACTTCCAAAATCGAACTGAAGAGCTGATCGTCCAAAAGAGAAACCTGGAAAATCAGACGGAGGAACTGAATGTGGAAAAAACGATCTTAGTGAATCGAACAGACCAGCTGATGGTGGAAAAGAGAGTCTTGGAGAATCAGACGGAGCAGCTGATGGTGGAAAAGAGAGTCTTGGAGAATCAGACGGAGCAGCTGAGTCGAGACAGACAAGAGCTCAACAGGACCCTGGGAATCATCTTGACGTTCGACAACTTTCCGGTTAAAGACTTATGCCCTGGCAAGA AGTGTCCACCGTGTCGGGATGGCTGGATTCGGTTCCACAACAAGTGCTACCTGTTTTACCATAAAAACACAACTTGGCTGACATGGTACAAAAGCCGAGACTATTGCAAAGACAGATATGCAGATCTGGTTGTTATTGATGATCTGCAAGAACAG GAGTTTATCAGCAGGAACATCGAGTATTACTATGACATACATCACGGATACTGGTTGCGGTTGAAGAAAACGAACAACAACTGGGTCTGGATAGATGACCACGATGATACTCTTGG GTTCTGGATCCAAAAGGACTTTAAGGAAAATTTTTCATATGGACTGATAATCCCTCGTAGGAATATCACAgaaaactggagcaaaaacgAGTCGAAATTTGAAAACAGATTCATCTGTGAACATGACGCTCTAACAACAGCCAACTAA